The Methylobacterium sp. PvR107 genome contains a region encoding:
- a CDS encoding SUF system Fe-S cluster assembly protein has product MTTDATITGGMNAPAVAGASAIPPAEMDRLTDDIVAALKSVYDPEIPADIYELGLIYKVDIDDDRKVAIDMTLTAPGCPVAGEMPGWVENAVGAVPGVQSCAVTMVFDPPWDQSRMSDEARVALDMW; this is encoded by the coding sequence ATGACCACCGACGCCACCATCACCGGCGGCATGAACGCCCCCGCCGTCGCCGGAGCCTCGGCGATCCCGCCGGCGGAAATGGATCGCCTGACCGACGACATCGTCGCGGCGCTGAAGAGCGTCTACGATCCGGAGATCCCGGCCGACATCTACGAGCTCGGCCTGATCTACAAGGTCGACATCGACGACGACCGCAAGGTCGCCATCGACATGACGCTCACGGCGCCGGGCTGCCCGGTGGCGGGCGAGATGCCTGGCTGGGTGGAGAACGCGGTGGGCGCCGTGCCGGGCGTGCAATCCTGCGCGGTGACGATGGTGTTCGATCCGCCGTGGGACCAGAGCCGCATGTCGGACGAGGCACGTGTCGCCCTCGACATGTGGTAG
- a CDS encoding cysteine desulfurase → MNAPVLTPTYDVEAIRRDFPILGQQVYGKPLVYLDNAASAQKPRQVIDAMVSCMETGYANVHRGLHYMANAATEGFEGARETTRQFLNAASTDEIIFTRNATEAYNLVASSMGWGGLIGEGDEIILSIMEHHSNIVPWHFLRERRGAVIKWAPVDDEGNFLVEEYEKLFSPRTKMVAITHMSNVLGTVTPAAEIVRIAHAHGVPVLLDGAQSAVHQPVDVRALDCDFFVFTGHKVYGPTGIGVLYAKKEWLDRLPPYQGGGEMIRTVSEDAILYNDPPHKFEAGTPAIIEAVGLGAALEYMMSLGRDAIAAHEAKLTAYAQERLGAMNSLRLIGTAAGKGGVIAFEMKGAHAHDIATVIDRQGVAVRAGTHCAMPLLKRFGVTSTCRASFGLYNTTAEIDALAEALGRAEMLFT, encoded by the coding sequence ATGAACGCACCCGTCCTCACCCCCACCTACGATGTCGAGGCGATCCGCAGGGATTTCCCGATCTTGGGCCAGCAGGTCTACGGCAAGCCGCTCGTCTACCTCGACAACGCCGCCTCGGCGCAGAAGCCGCGTCAGGTGATCGACGCGATGGTCTCCTGCATGGAGACCGGCTACGCCAACGTCCATCGCGGCCTGCACTACATGGCGAATGCCGCGACCGAGGGATTCGAGGGCGCGCGCGAGACCACGCGCCAGTTCCTCAATGCCGCCTCGACCGACGAGATCATCTTCACCCGCAACGCCACCGAGGCCTACAACCTCGTCGCCTCGTCGATGGGCTGGGGCGGGCTGATCGGGGAGGGGGACGAGATCATCCTCTCGATCATGGAGCATCACTCCAACATCGTGCCCTGGCACTTCCTGCGCGAGCGCCGCGGCGCGGTGATCAAGTGGGCACCGGTGGACGACGAGGGCAACTTCCTGGTCGAGGAGTACGAGAAGCTGTTCTCGCCCCGCACCAAGATGGTGGCGATCACCCACATGTCGAACGTACTCGGCACGGTGACGCCGGCCGCCGAGATCGTCCGCATCGCCCACGCCCACGGCGTGCCGGTGCTGCTCGACGGCGCGCAGAGCGCGGTCCACCAGCCCGTCGATGTCCGGGCACTTGATTGCGACTTCTTCGTCTTCACCGGCCACAAGGTCTACGGCCCGACCGGGATCGGCGTGCTCTACGCCAAGAAGGAATGGCTGGACCGCCTGCCGCCCTATCAGGGCGGTGGCGAGATGATCCGGACCGTGAGCGAGGATGCGATCCTCTACAACGATCCGCCGCACAAGTTCGAGGCCGGCACCCCGGCCATCATTGAGGCGGTGGGCCTCGGGGCCGCGCTGGAATACATGATGAGCCTCGGACGCGACGCGATCGCCGCGCACGAAGCGAAGCTGACCGCCTACGCACAGGAGCGCCTCGGCGCGATGAATTCCCTGCGCCTGATCGGCACGGCTGCAGGAAAGGGCGGCGTGATCGCCTTCGAGATGAAGGGGGCGCACGCCCACGACATCGCCACGGTGATCGACCGCCAAGGCGTGGCGGTGCGGGCCGGGACGCATTGTGCGATGCCGCTGCTCAAGCGTTTCGGCGTGACCTCGACCTGCCGCGCCTCGTTCGGCCTCTATAACACGACGGCGGAGATCGACGCTCTTGCCGAGGCGCTTGGCAGGGCGGAAATGCTGTTTACCTGA